Proteins encoded by one window of Lathyrus oleraceus cultivar Zhongwan6 chromosome 1, CAAS_Psat_ZW6_1.0, whole genome shotgun sequence:
- the LOC127106177 gene encoding uncharacterized protein LOC127106177, with translation MDWEHFKTTFLDKYYPSTLRTQKEFEFQQLRQGVMSVAEYAKKFEDMSAYSRQAMYTPDEKWKIYKFLFGLRVSGRRHMARDYPQNKIQMQGKSTGRVYSLDAKKSNGNNALINGMCHVNDHLCFVLFDYGEAHTILCQSSMERLGLKAIPLTPFMVVTAAIDDVVETPLIFENCLLLVNGRVFQIDLICLPLKKVDVVLGMD, from the exons ATGGATTGGGAACATTTTAAGACTACTTTTCTGGACAAGTACTACCCTAGCACTTTGAGAACTCAGAAGGAGTTTGAATTCCAACAGCTTAGGCAGGGTGTTATGTCAGTAGCTGAATATGCTAAGAAGTTTGAGGACATGTCTGCTTACTCTAGACAAGCTATGTATACACCAGATGAGAAGTGGAAGATTTATAAGTTTTTATTTGGATTAAGAG TTTCAGGGAGAAGGCATATGGCTAGGGATTATCCTCAAAATAAGATTCAGATGCAGGGGAAGAGTACTGGTCGAGTTTATAGTTTGGATGCAAAGAAGTCTAATGGTAACAATGCTTTGATTAATGGTATGTGTCACGTAAATGATCATCTTTGTTTTGTATTGTTTGATTATGGAGAAGCACACACTATTTTATGTCAATCCAGTATGGAGCGTCTCGGTTTGAAAGCAATCCCTTTGACTCCCTTTATGGTGGTAACTGCCGCCATAGATGATGTTGTAGAGACACctttgatttttgaaaattgtTTGTTGTTGGTGAATGGTAGAGTTTTTCAGATTGATCTTATATGTTTACCCCTTAAGAAGGTTGACGTAGTCTTGGGAATGGATTGA